The following are from one region of the Clostridium sp. CM027 genome:
- a CDS encoding LytTR family DNA-binding domain-containing protein, with product MLKILICEDNIVQKEKLENIVKNIILIENYDMELKLSTHDPYEILNTIEDKSISGLYFLDVDLHSDLNGITLAEKIREYDPRGFIVFITTHAEMSYLTFLYKVEAMDYIIKDNYTNIQQRISECMKNAHDKYKAKSCELQKVFSIKVEDKIINVDFNEIIFFETSSTIHKVILYCKNRQVEFYSKMKELEDSLDERFCRCHNSFIVNKDNVKEIDRKKRIAYMINGEECLISTRGIKKLLG from the coding sequence ATGCTAAAAATTCTTATTTGTGAAGATAATATAGTTCAAAAAGAAAAACTAGAAAACATTGTAAAAAATATTATATTAATTGAAAATTATGATATGGAACTTAAGTTAAGTACTCATGACCCATATGAAATACTAAATACAATAGAGGATAAGAGTATTTCAGGTTTATATTTTTTAGACGTTGATTTACATTCTGATCTTAATGGAATTACATTAGCTGAAAAGATAAGAGAATATGATCCTCGAGGATTTATAGTTTTTATAACTACCCATGCTGAAATGAGTTATTTAACCTTTTTATATAAAGTTGAAGCTATGGACTATATTATAAAAGATAATTATACTAATATACAACAAAGAATAAGTGAATGTATGAAAAATGCTCACGATAAATACAAAGCTAAATCATGTGAACTTCAAAAAGTATTTTCTATTAAAGTTGAAGATAAGATCATTAATGTTGATTTTAATGAAATCATCTTTTTTGAAACATCTTCAACTATACATAAAGTAATCTTATATTGCAAAAATAGACAAGTAGAGTTTTATAGTAAAATGAAAGAATTGGAAGATAGTCTAGATGAGCGATTTTGTAGGTGCCATAATTCCTTTATAGTTAATAAAGATAACGTTAAAGAAATAGATAGAAAAAAGCGTATTGCATATATGATAAATGGAGAAGAATGTCTTATATCTACTAGAGGTATAAAAAAGCTACTGGGTTAA
- a CDS encoding accessory gene regulator B family protein, with translation MRTKGKLHFDFYEFITTKLLNYFKNNLNLKSSEIEKLYLGIVIILINVGKLLIVAIVAFFIGMIKEVLILFIMFAALRLTAAGIHLKSSLGCTIVSLITFIGSAYITVKYPLSISLTCIVSIICTVLLYKYSPADTENRPILEKEHRKKLKIKATVTALVFIFINLLLLNKVLFNLTMFALLLQSLSILPCTYKLLKSNYNNYEKYELI, from the coding sequence ATGAGAACAAAAGGTAAATTACATTTTGATTTTTATGAATTTATAACAACTAAATTATTAAATTACTTCAAAAACAATTTAAATTTAAAGTCATCTGAAATTGAAAAACTATATTTAGGAATTGTAATTATATTGATAAATGTAGGTAAACTGTTAATTGTAGCTATAGTAGCCTTTTTTATAGGGATGATAAAAGAAGTACTTATATTATTTATTATGTTTGCAGCATTAAGATTAACTGCAGCTGGTATACATTTAAAAAGTAGTTTAGGATGTACTATTGTAAGCTTAATTACTTTTATTGGCAGTGCTTATATAACTGTAAAATATCCTTTAAGTATTTCTTTAACATGTATAGTAAGTATTATTTGTACAGTACTCTTATATAAATATTCTCCAGCAGATACAGAAAATCGTCCTATATTAGAAAAAGAACATAGAAAAAAACTTAAAATTAAGGCAACAGTAACAGCTTTAGTTTTTATATTTATAAATCTATTATTATTAAATAAGGTTTTATTTAATTTAACAATGTTTGCGTTACTCCTTCAAAGTTTAAGTATCTTACCTTGTACATATAAATTACTCAAAAGTAATTATAATAATTATGAAAAATATGAACTTATTTAG
- a CDS encoding sensor histidine kinase — MEYHFKVLLLVILMLITLRNISPYKFNIKEYIIMGLTIGVIYVPLFLFEPRLASIAVYFTPVFFLYKKNNKIIRSFILQILVILVLMIINNFTGLVFLEIFGKTFLSSTLGYYSTYSVIYLIVYFCSKIVGTLLIRHNDFIFENYKSKCFILIDIMLVLTFVLFYFAIIWIDFSDDVYISEKITLAIVVYGSIMVIICSSLFFISKKEEKFKYKQIQLDNLEQYTNNLENLYMDMRKFRHDYINIISSMAAFIEEKDIKGLEEHFNKNIYPLNNKMNKNNYKLGLLKNIKLPQIKGLISGKVIRAQELGIDIIIDIVEPITIIKMDIIDLSRCLGIILDNAIESALESEKKVIDIALINKINSVILVVANTFSGDIPALSKLFKDGFSTKGENRGLGLSNCKDMIGKYKNISLDTSITDVQFIQEITVSNK, encoded by the coding sequence ATGGAATATCATTTTAAGGTGCTATTATTAGTAATTTTAATGTTAATTACCTTAAGAAATATTAGTCCATATAAATTTAACATTAAAGAATATATTATTATGGGGTTAACTATAGGAGTTATTTATGTACCACTATTCTTATTTGAGCCTAGACTAGCTTCTATAGCTGTATATTTTACACCTGTATTTTTTCTATACAAAAAAAACAACAAGATAATAAGGAGTTTTATACTGCAAATATTAGTAATATTAGTACTAATGATTATAAATAATTTTACTGGACTCGTATTTTTAGAAATATTTGGCAAAACGTTTTTGTCATCTACTTTAGGGTACTATAGTACTTATTCAGTTATATATTTAATAGTATATTTCTGTAGTAAAATCGTTGGTACATTACTAATTCGACACAATGATTTCATATTTGAGAATTATAAGTCTAAATGTTTTATTTTAATTGATATAATGCTAGTGCTTACATTTGTTTTATTTTACTTTGCTATTATTTGGATTGATTTTTCTGATGATGTTTATATATCAGAAAAAATCACACTTGCAATTGTGGTATATGGGTCTATTATGGTAATTATATGTAGTTCTTTATTTTTTATATCAAAGAAAGAAGAGAAATTCAAATATAAACAAATTCAGTTAGATAATCTGGAGCAGTACACTAATAACTTAGAAAATCTATATATGGATATGCGTAAATTTAGACATGACTATATAAATATAATATCATCTATGGCAGCGTTTATTGAAGAAAAGGATATTAAAGGTTTAGAAGAACATTTTAATAAAAATATTTATCCTTTAAATAACAAAATGAATAAAAATAATTATAAACTTGGTCTGTTAAAAAACATAAAATTACCTCAAATTAAAGGGTTAATATCAGGAAAAGTAATTCGGGCTCAAGAACTAGGAATAGATATAATAATTGATATAGTAGAACCTATAACAATTATTAAGATGGATATAATAGATTTGAGTAGATGTTTAGGAATAATTTTGGACAATGCTATTGAATCAGCCTTAGAAAGTGAAAAGAAAGTAATTGATATTGCATTAATAAACAAAATCAATTCTGTAATCCTAGTTGTAGCAAATACCTTTAGTGGAGATATACCTGCTTTATCTAAACTATTTAAAGATGGATTCTCCACTAAAGGTGAAAATAGGGGGCTGGGACTAAGTAATTGTAAAGATATGATAGGTAAATATAAAAATATTTCATTAGATACATCTATAACTGATGTACAATTCATTCAAGAAATTACTGTAAGTAATAAATAG
- a CDS encoding ABC transporter ATP-binding protein → MAVIETNNLTKKYNESFAVNNLSISIGEGQVYGFLGPNGAGKTTAIRMILGLIKPTKGSVNVFGMKQNSENRSKILKNVGALIENAASYPHLTAYENLKIMRTLTDSPYDNIDKVLKTVRLDDVKNKLVKEFSLGMRQRLGIAMALLRNPKLLILDEPTNGLDPSGIHEIRELIKDIPKTYGSTVLISSHLLSEIDQMATNVGVITKGSLVYQGTIEDLRSKGEQKIVLRTDNIQNTINILNENGVAGKINEGCVEMNYCNDSILGKIIDNIVFKGIKIYRIVEEKTSLEDIFLNLTRKEHSL, encoded by the coding sequence ATGGCTGTAATAGAAACAAATAATCTGACCAAAAAATATAATGAAAGTTTTGCAGTTAACAATTTAAGTATATCAATAGGAGAAGGACAAGTTTACGGATTCCTGGGACCAAATGGTGCAGGAAAGACAACAGCTATAAGGATGATTCTTGGACTTATCAAGCCTACTAAGGGAAGCGTAAATGTATTTGGCATGAAGCAGAACAGTGAAAACAGATCCAAGATATTAAAGAATGTGGGTGCACTTATTGAGAATGCTGCAAGCTATCCTCATCTTACAGCTTATGAAAACTTAAAAATCATGAGGACTCTTACTGATTCACCTTATGACAATATTGATAAAGTTTTGAAGACTGTAAGATTAGATGATGTTAAGAATAAGCTTGTTAAGGAATTTTCTCTTGGAATGAGACAGAGACTTGGAATAGCTATGGCTCTTCTTAGAAATCCAAAGCTTCTTATCCTAGATGAACCTACTAATGGTCTTGACCCTTCAGGTATTCATGAAATAAGAGAGCTTATAAAGGACATTCCAAAGACTTATGGAAGTACGGTATTAATTTCAAGCCACCTTCTGTCAGAGATTGACCAGATGGCAACTAATGTTGGAGTAATCACAAAAGGAAGCCTTGTATATCAGGGAACTATTGAGGATTTAAGAAGCAAAGGTGAGCAAAAGATTGTCCTTCGTACAGATAATATTCAGAATACGATCAATATATTAAATGAAAACGGAGTTGCCGGAAAGATAAATGAAGGATGTGTTGAAATGAATTACTGTAATGACAGCATACTAGGCAAGATAATTGACAATATTGTGTTTAAGGGAATTAAGATTTACAGAATTGTGGAGGAGAAAACTTCTCTTGAGGACATTTTCCTTAATCTTACAAGAAAGGAGCATAGTTTATAA
- a CDS encoding ABC transporter permease: MKDIIKAEFMKIKRKKLFLLILIGELASFFIGYISQGRNTGKQTWMDVLYNFSGFNFMIMIIIFTIVISKLVDVEYKADMWKLMFTAVSDKNKLFAGKFICVMVLIAFSAVVEFFGIIVLGTHVGAEGVDYPLIFKQCALPLIGYLPVIVLQFGLSSMIKNQSISIAGGVVGCFLGVFGMVMPFHKVLIWTYPFLTAPMTIFQEGRKAITIMNQDSMLFSFVSIAVAAVMFFISLHLYNNKENF, encoded by the coding sequence ATGAAAGATATTATTAAAGCTGAATTTATGAAAATTAAAAGGAAAAAACTTTTTCTTCTTATATTGATAGGCGAACTTGCATCATTTTTTATCGGTTACATTAGTCAAGGAAGAAATACAGGAAAACAGACATGGATGGATGTTTTATATAACTTCAGTGGCTTTAATTTTATGATTATGATTATAATTTTCACAATCGTAATCTCCAAACTTGTAGATGTTGAGTATAAAGCTGATATGTGGAAGCTTATGTTTACAGCAGTTAGTGATAAAAACAAGCTTTTTGCAGGCAAGTTTATATGTGTGATGGTGCTTATTGCTTTTTCAGCAGTTGTGGAATTCTTTGGGATTATAGTTCTTGGGACACATGTTGGAGCAGAAGGTGTTGATTATCCTCTTATATTTAAGCAATGTGCACTGCCTTTAATCGGGTATCTTCCAGTAATAGTACTGCAGTTTGGCCTTTCTTCAATGATAAAGAATCAGAGTATTTCCATAGCAGGCGGTGTTGTTGGATGTTTTCTTGGAGTATTTGGTATGGTTATGCCTTTTCACAAAGTTCTTATATGGACATATCCATTCTTAACAGCGCCTATGACAATATTTCAAGAGGGACGTAAAGCAATTACTATTATGAATCAGGACAGCATGTTATTTAGTTTTGTGAGCATAGCTGTTGCAGCTGTTATGTTTTTTATATCACTACATCTTTATAATAACAAAGAAAATTTTTAA
- a CDS encoding ABC transporter permease gives MYGLVKCELLKLKRQKVIPISIIITFIPIILGLFNFKANYAVFKDVNTGDWLKAWSQVGMFYAPVMLPIIASVYCAIIFRVEYANDNLKIILSTPVSRKSLYKSKVIISALMVLFLQSVFGISYFIFGKLFGITGSFPISKILECLILGWVGILPLIAIQIHLSLKYEDFTKPIMIASICSLGGFFIGAISGIRYLWPWALQKIPMDLSGGGIEGVIPKAIYILYCLIFAGAMAIIGIKRFENMEIK, from the coding sequence GTGTATGGTTTAGTTAAGTGTGAGCTACTTAAGCTCAAAAGACAAAAGGTTATACCAATTTCAATAATAATAACCTTTATACCAATTATATTAGGATTGTTTAATTTTAAGGCTAATTATGCCGTATTTAAAGATGTAAATACAGGTGACTGGCTTAAGGCATGGTCTCAGGTTGGAATGTTTTATGCACCTGTTATGCTTCCAATAATAGCAAGTGTATACTGCGCCATAATATTCAGGGTTGAATATGCAAATGACAATTTAAAGATAATTTTATCAACACCTGTATCAAGAAAGTCACTATATAAGTCAAAGGTTATAATATCAGCACTAATGGTATTGTTCCTTCAATCTGTGTTTGGAATATCATATTTTATTTTTGGAAAACTCTTTGGAATAACAGGTTCATTTCCAATAAGTAAAATACTTGAATGCTTAATCCTTGGATGGGTTGGAATCCTTCCACTTATTGCAATACAGATTCATCTTTCATTAAAATATGAGGATTTTACAAAGCCTATAATGATAGCATCAATATGCTCGCTAGGTGGATTCTTTATAGGAGCTATAAGCGGCATAAGATATTTATGGCCATGGGCTCTTCAAAAAATTCCAATGGATCTTTCAGGTGGAGGCATAGAAGGGGTAATTCCTAAAGCTATTTACATTCTTTACTGCTTAATTTTTGCAGGAGCAATGGCAATAATTGGAATTAAAAGGTTTGAAAATATGGAAATTAAATAA
- a CDS encoding lacticin 481 family lantibiotic, whose product MKKLNEEALEAINDVKDEELEKLTGAGNGVITTFTHECYYNSVSPASWGGCCK is encoded by the coding sequence ATGAAAAAATTAAATGAGGAAGCTTTAGAAGCAATTAATGACGTAAAAGATGAGGAATTAGAAAAATTAACAGGAGCAGGAAATGGGGTTATAACTACATTTACACATGAATGCTACTATAATTCAGTATCACCAGCTAGCTGGGGTGGCTGTTGCAAATAA